In Hymenobacter gelipurpurascens, one DNA window encodes the following:
- a CDS encoding zf-HC2 domain-containing protein, translated as MEAKLNCEGVQEELMDWLAGTLPAAQHQALEAHLTQCPGCHQELATVRALWTNMGELPVPAPSEQMRPRFYSMLAEFQVEEQRKQRWSVAGIMEQIREWWQPAYGMRVAYSLALLLVGLVAGYVLKGSPETSELAVQQPTTTAPVASQADVHQTQVLAMLNNPSAVQRLRAVSYAEEVAPTNERVVAALLSTLNQDPNVNVRLASLEVLTGLTQDPMVRQGLVRSLTLQDSPLVQSALADVMVQLQERRSVRPLRKMLKQENLNEQVKDKIEQSIESLSGDKTPQPSTSSTSHETDNYTKSGVPAAVVA; from the coding sequence ATGGAAGCAAAGTTGAACTGTGAGGGCGTGCAAGAGGAGCTGATGGATTGGTTAGCCGGCACCTTACCAGCCGCCCAGCATCAGGCCCTAGAAGCACATTTGACCCAATGCCCGGGCTGCCACCAGGAGCTAGCTACCGTACGGGCACTCTGGACCAACATGGGCGAGTTGCCCGTACCGGCACCCAGTGAGCAGATGCGCCCGCGATTCTACTCCATGCTGGCCGAGTTCCAGGTAGAAGAGCAGCGCAAGCAACGCTGGTCGGTGGCTGGTATCATGGAGCAGATTCGGGAATGGTGGCAGCCGGCTTATGGCATGCGAGTGGCCTACAGCCTTGCGTTGCTACTGGTAGGCCTAGTAGCGGGGTATGTATTGAAAGGTAGCCCAGAGACGTCTGAGCTGGCTGTGCAACAGCCCACCACTACAGCTCCGGTTGCCTCGCAGGCTGATGTGCATCAGACTCAGGTATTGGCCATGCTGAACAACCCTTCGGCCGTACAGCGCCTGCGAGCCGTGAGCTACGCCGAGGAAGTAGCGCCTACCAATGAGCGGGTGGTGGCGGCCCTGCTCAGCACCCTCAACCAAGACCCGAACGTGAATGTGCGCCTGGCTTCTTTGGAAGTACTAACCGGCCTCACCCAGGACCCTATGGTACGCCAGGGACTCGTTCGGTCTCTTACCCTGCAGGATTCTCCTCTGGTGCAGTCGGCGTTGGCCGATGTGATGGTGCAGCTGCAGGAGCGCCGCTCGGTGCGCCCCCTGCGCAAAATGCTCAAGCAGGAAAACCTGAACGAACAGGTAAAAGACAAAATCGAGCAAAGCATTGAGTCTTTGTCAGGCGACAAAACTCCCCAACCTTCTACTTCATCGACCTCCCATGAAACCGACAACTATACTAAGTCTGGTGTGCCTGCTGCTGTGGTTGCCTAG
- a CDS encoding DUF4097 family beta strand repeat-containing protein, translating into MKPTTILSLVCLLLWLPSCSLHAQNREATEKINKEFTLTGDASRGTLALYNIFGSVTVQGYSGKTVVVEITKTIKAPSAELLAKGQQEAQPGFEQHGDSVLLYVSGPQDSRPNRRNQPDRFHDNWKNNEGPRYSYQFDYTVRVPAGMEVRVSTVNGGKVLIEDVTGALQARNVNGSVTINNAREATLAYTVNGDVNVSYTTAPTKAASYHTINGNIVVSYPPNVSGDLYFKSMHGEMFTDFPKTEVLPARVTQNQQRDGQSTKYKISKETAVRLGKGGTDFRFETINGNVTIKQQTR; encoded by the coding sequence ATGAAACCGACAACTATACTAAGTCTGGTGTGCCTGCTGCTGTGGTTGCCTAGCTGCTCCCTGCACGCTCAGAACCGCGAAGCCACCGAGAAAATCAACAAAGAGTTTACCCTAACCGGCGACGCCAGCCGCGGCACGCTGGCCCTCTACAACATCTTCGGCTCCGTGACGGTGCAGGGCTACAGCGGCAAAACCGTGGTAGTCGAAATCACCAAAACCATTAAGGCGCCTTCGGCCGAACTCCTGGCAAAAGGTCAGCAGGAAGCCCAGCCCGGCTTCGAGCAGCACGGCGACAGTGTACTTCTCTACGTGTCTGGCCCCCAGGACTCTCGCCCCAACCGCCGCAACCAGCCCGACCGCTTCCATGATAACTGGAAGAACAACGAAGGCCCGCGCTACAGCTACCAGTTTGACTACACCGTACGCGTACCAGCCGGCATGGAAGTGCGCGTCTCGACGGTAAACGGTGGCAAGGTGCTGATTGAAGATGTGACGGGCGCCCTGCAGGCCCGCAACGTGAACGGGTCGGTTACCATCAATAACGCCCGTGAGGCCACACTGGCCTACACCGTGAACGGCGATGTGAACGTGAGCTACACCACGGCTCCTACCAAAGCGGCCTCCTACCACACCATCAATGGCAACATTGTGGTGAGCTACCCGCCGAACGTATCCGGTGACCTCTACTTCAAGAGCATGCACGGCGAGATGTTCACGGACTTCCCCAAAACCGAAGTATTACCGGCCCGCGTGACGCAAAACCAGCAGCGCGATGGCCAAAGCACCAAGTATAAAATCAGTAAAGAGACGGCCGTACGGCTAGGCAAAGGCGGCACCGATTTCCGCTTCGAGACCATCAACGGCAACGTCACCATCAAACAGCAAACCCGATGA
- a CDS encoding DUF4097 family beta strand repeat-containing protein, producing the protein MNQSLFRTLLALFVLAWAQPLAAQQAGKEQLTVALSSPGKPGTLHLKLVGGSIKVEGTSGKDVVIDVANRGGSRTSSSSDNDAPAGMRRLSKVNGLDVTAQEKDNHVYVKTQSWQNPVDFVIKVPRQFSLQIGTVNDGNISVQNVAGELEISNVNGSITLEDVAGSAVLNTVNGNIISNFKDITSGVPMAFSSVNGKIDVSFPARAKADLKLKSDRGEIYSDFDLTVDNSAPKVTRVAKDGVYRVSQDSWTSGKINGGGAEFMMKTLNGNIYIRKAK; encoded by the coding sequence ATGAACCAGTCCCTATTTCGCACCCTTTTGGCCCTGTTCGTTCTGGCGTGGGCTCAGCCGCTAGCGGCGCAACAAGCAGGTAAAGAACAACTCACGGTGGCCCTCAGCTCGCCCGGCAAGCCCGGCACGCTGCACCTGAAACTGGTGGGCGGCTCTATTAAAGTGGAAGGCACCAGCGGCAAAGACGTGGTAATTGACGTGGCCAACCGTGGCGGTAGCCGCACCTCCAGCTCTTCTGATAACGACGCACCAGCCGGCATGCGGCGTCTTTCCAAGGTGAACGGCCTCGATGTGACGGCCCAGGAAAAAGACAACCACGTGTACGTCAAGACGCAGTCGTGGCAGAACCCGGTAGACTTCGTGATTAAGGTACCGCGCCAGTTTTCCCTCCAGATTGGGACGGTGAACGACGGCAACATTTCGGTGCAGAACGTGGCCGGCGAGCTGGAAATTTCCAACGTCAATGGCTCCATTACCCTCGAAGACGTGGCCGGCTCAGCCGTGCTGAACACGGTGAACGGCAACATCATCTCGAACTTCAAAGACATTACGAGCGGGGTACCTATGGCCTTTTCCAGCGTGAATGGCAAGATTGACGTGAGCTTCCCCGCCCGCGCCAAAGCTGATCTGAAGCTGAAATCAGACCGAGGCGAAATCTACAGCGACTTCGATTTGACCGTGGATAACAGCGCCCCCAAAGTAACGCGTGTGGCAAAAGATGGCGTCTACCGCGTGAGCCAGGACAGCTGGACCAGCGGCAAGATCAACGGCGGAGGCGCCGAGTTCATGATGAAAACCCTGAACGGCAATATCTACATCAGAAAGGCTAAGTGA
- a CDS encoding DUF5916 domain-containing protein, with protein MLSTSIPSFLLLLALCTGSGLAAAQTSATTPAPTAASAPAPKRQLQTLRITEAIKLDGVLDEAVWQQAPIATGFTQQRPNPGVPEKQKTEVRVLYDDANIYVGAIMHDVSQDSIPRELTARDNTGNSDFFGIFLDTYNDHLNGYGFIVTSSGVQLDSRYSPAGGEDFNWNAVWESNTSYQGTDWVAEMRIPYSAIRFSNVQEQLWGLNFMRQRKRDNASYFWNEVKPAASGFVNQWGELRGVRDIKPPLRLSLTPYVSSYVNHNPLNAEGTRRTTTSFNGGADIKWGINESFTLDATLVPDFGQVQSDNQVLNLSPFEVQFNENRQFFTEGTELFNKGNLFYSRRVGATPIGFYGVQAGTTEKIIRNPAETRLLNATKVSGRTKSGLGIGFFNALSNDVYATLRDTETGQEREVKTQPFSNYNIMVLDQSLKNNSYVSLINTNVTRAGSTYDANVTGGLFRFANKKNAYALDGSLVYSRRRGTVFGSDKPIDDQDGYKYQIGVSKISGNFTWGLNQGIESASYNPNDLGILFGNNNITQSLDVAYRKYKPFWKVNNMAFFAQASHSLLYKPTLYQNMSFYTGFNTTFTKSFLQVGYDFDTNPTTHDFYEPRTSPLGQYYVRVPGNTGIVLFVNSDTRKKFSYGWNLGQRIFALDERLPRERRMKYSAGFYPRYRVNDHLTFRYSLDWSLVNNQIGFVNGGMSASEPLDKPFLGQVILGRRDVATVSNVVSVAYTFTNRMSFTLRTRHYTSNVRYADFSQLGPNGEEKLVAYQRNRDNTYNAFNVDAVYSWWFAPGSQVSIVWKNAGSTYLLAEQATPLYFDNFNNTINTPHNNSLSVKVLYYLDYLSFRKKR; from the coding sequence ATGCTATCTACCTCTATTCCAAGTTTCTTGCTGTTACTGGCGCTATGCACGGGCAGTGGCCTAGCCGCTGCTCAAACGTCGGCTACTACGCCAGCACCCACGGCCGCCTCAGCACCGGCGCCTAAGCGCCAACTGCAAACGCTGCGCATCACGGAAGCCATTAAGCTGGATGGCGTGCTGGATGAGGCGGTGTGGCAGCAGGCGCCCATTGCCACCGGTTTCACGCAACAGCGGCCCAACCCTGGCGTACCGGAAAAGCAGAAAACGGAGGTGCGCGTGCTGTATGATGACGCCAATATCTACGTCGGGGCAATTATGCACGATGTCTCGCAGGACTCTATTCCACGGGAGCTGACAGCGCGCGACAATACCGGCAACTCCGATTTCTTCGGCATCTTTCTCGATACCTACAACGACCACCTGAACGGCTACGGCTTCATCGTGACCAGCAGCGGCGTGCAGCTCGATTCGCGCTATTCGCCGGCCGGAGGCGAAGACTTTAACTGGAATGCCGTGTGGGAAAGTAACACCTCCTATCAGGGCACCGATTGGGTGGCGGAGATGCGCATTCCGTACTCGGCCATCCGATTCAGCAACGTGCAAGAGCAGTTGTGGGGCCTGAACTTCATGCGCCAGCGCAAACGCGACAACGCCTCCTATTTCTGGAATGAAGTGAAACCCGCCGCCAGTGGCTTCGTGAACCAGTGGGGTGAGCTGCGCGGCGTGCGGGATATTAAGCCGCCGCTGCGCCTCTCGCTCACGCCCTACGTTTCCAGCTACGTGAACCATAACCCGCTGAATGCAGAAGGCACGCGCCGCACCACTACCAGCTTCAACGGGGGCGCCGATATCAAGTGGGGCATCAATGAGAGCTTCACCCTGGATGCTACCTTGGTGCCCGACTTCGGGCAGGTACAGAGCGACAACCAGGTGCTGAACCTCTCTCCTTTCGAGGTACAGTTCAACGAGAATCGGCAGTTCTTCACGGAAGGCACCGAGCTGTTCAACAAGGGCAACTTATTCTACTCGCGCCGTGTAGGCGCTACGCCCATTGGCTTCTACGGCGTGCAGGCGGGCACCACAGAGAAGATCATCCGCAACCCCGCCGAAACCCGGCTGCTGAACGCCACCAAAGTATCGGGCCGTACTAAGAGTGGCCTAGGCATCGGGTTTTTCAACGCGCTCAGTAATGATGTGTACGCCACCCTACGCGACACCGAAACCGGCCAGGAGCGCGAAGTAAAGACGCAGCCGTTCAGCAACTACAACATCATGGTGCTGGATCAGAGCCTGAAAAACAACTCCTACGTCTCGCTCATCAACACCAACGTAACCCGCGCCGGCAGCACCTACGACGCCAACGTGACGGGCGGGCTGTTTCGCTTCGCCAACAAGAAAAACGCCTACGCCCTCGATGGCAGCCTGGTGTACTCGCGGCGGCGCGGTACGGTATTCGGTTCCGATAAACCTATTGACGACCAGGATGGCTATAAGTACCAGATTGGGGTCAGCAAAATCAGCGGCAATTTCACCTGGGGCCTGAACCAGGGCATCGAGTCGGCCTCCTACAACCCCAACGACCTGGGCATTTTGTTTGGTAACAACAACATCACGCAGTCATTGGATGTGGCCTACCGCAAGTACAAGCCCTTCTGGAAGGTGAACAACATGGCCTTCTTTGCTCAGGCCAGCCACTCATTATTATACAAGCCCACGCTCTACCAAAACATGAGCTTTTACACGGGCTTCAACACCACCTTCACGAAGAGCTTCCTGCAGGTGGGCTACGACTTCGACACCAATCCCACTACCCACGACTTTTACGAGCCCCGTACTTCCCCGCTAGGCCAGTACTACGTGCGCGTGCCCGGCAACACCGGCATTGTGCTGTTCGTCAATTCCGACACGCGCAAAAAGTTCTCCTATGGTTGGAATCTCGGGCAGCGCATTTTTGCCCTGGATGAGCGCCTGCCCCGGGAGCGACGCATGAAGTATAGCGCCGGCTTCTACCCCCGCTACCGCGTCAACGACCACCTCACCTTCCGCTATAGCCTCGACTGGAGCCTGGTAAATAACCAGATTGGTTTCGTGAATGGCGGCATGAGCGCCAGCGAGCCGTTGGATAAGCCCTTCCTGGGCCAAGTGATCCTCGGCCGCCGCGACGTGGCCACGGTTTCCAATGTGGTATCAGTGGCCTACACGTTTACTAACCGTATGTCGTTTACGCTGCGCACGCGCCACTACACCAGCAACGTGCGCTACGCTGATTTCTCGCAGCTAGGCCCCAACGGCGAGGAGAAACTAGTGGCCTACCAGCGCAACCGCGACAACACCTACAACGCCTTCAACGTGGATGCTGTGTACTCCTGGTGGTTTGCGCCCGGCTCACAGGTGAGCATCGTTTGGAAGAACGCGGGCTCCACGTATTTGCTGGCGGAACAGGCCACCCCTCTCTATTTCGACAACTTCAACAACACCATCAACACCCCGCACAATAACTCCCTTTCGGTAAAGGTGCTCTACTACCTCGACTATCTAAGCTTCCGCAAGAAGCGGTAA